Proteins encoded by one window of Methylovirgula ligni:
- a CDS encoding CTP synthase, whose translation MARYIFITGGVVSSLGKGLASAALGALLQARGYTVRLRKLDPYLNVDPGTMSPYQHGEVFVTDDGAETDLDLGHYERFTGRAAVRDDNITTGRIYQEIITKERRGDYLGATVQVIPHVTNEIKEFVLRGNEGVDFVLVEIGGTVGDIEGLPFLEAIRQLGNDLPRQHAIYVHLTLMPYIPSAGELKTKPTQHSVKELRSIGIQPQIILCRTDREIPREERRKIGLFCNVRESAVIEARDVASVYDVPAAYHAAGLDQEVLAAFGIEPVPKPDMSRWNAVTARTHNTEGEVTIAIVGKYTGMKDAYKSLIEALAHGGMANRVKVQLDWIESEVFEGSDPAQRLEGVDGILVPGGFGHRGAEGKILAARFARERKVPYFGICFGMQMAVIEAARSLAGIADANSTEFGPTSQPVVGLMTEWMRGNELQMRAAEGDLGGTMRLGAYPAFLRPGSKIAGIYGEAEISERHRHRYEVNMTYRDQLQDKGVIFAGLSPDGLLPETIELENHPWFIGVQYHPELKSRPFQPHPLFASFVAAAVEQSRLV comes from the coding sequence ATGGCGCGGTACATTTTCATCACCGGCGGCGTGGTCTCTTCCCTGGGCAAGGGGCTTGCGTCGGCGGCCCTCGGGGCTTTGCTACAAGCACGCGGCTATACGGTCAGGCTTCGTAAGCTCGATCCCTACCTCAATGTCGATCCGGGGACGATGTCCCCCTATCAGCACGGCGAAGTCTTTGTCACCGATGACGGGGCGGAGACCGACCTCGATCTCGGACATTACGAGCGATTCACCGGCCGCGCGGCGGTGCGTGACGACAACATCACGACCGGGCGCATCTATCAGGAGATCATCACCAAGGAGCGGCGCGGCGATTATCTCGGCGCGACGGTTCAGGTGATCCCGCACGTTACCAACGAGATCAAGGAATTCGTTCTGCGCGGCAACGAGGGCGTCGATTTCGTGCTGGTCGAGATCGGCGGCACGGTCGGCGACATCGAAGGGCTGCCGTTTCTCGAGGCGATCCGCCAGCTCGGCAACGATCTGCCGCGCCAGCACGCGATCTACGTCCACCTGACGCTGATGCCCTATATTCCGAGCGCCGGGGAACTGAAGACCAAGCCGACCCAGCATTCGGTGAAGGAGCTGCGCTCGATCGGCATCCAGCCGCAGATCATTCTCTGCCGCACGGATCGCGAGATTCCGCGCGAGGAGCGCCGCAAGATCGGTCTTTTTTGCAATGTCCGCGAAAGCGCGGTGATCGAGGCGAGAGATGTCGCCTCGGTCTACGATGTGCCGGCCGCCTATCACGCGGCGGGGCTCGACCAGGAGGTTCTGGCGGCGTTCGGCATCGAGCCGGTGCCGAAGCCCGACATGAGCCGCTGGAACGCCGTGACAGCGCGCACCCATAATACCGAAGGCGAAGTGACGATCGCCATCGTCGGCAAATATACGGGCATGAAGGACGCCTATAAGTCGCTCATCGAGGCGCTCGCCCACGGCGGCATGGCCAATCGCGTCAAGGTCCAGCTCGACTGGATCGAATCGGAGGTGTTCGAAGGCTCGGACCCGGCGCAGCGGCTGGAAGGCGTCGATGGCATTCTCGTGCCCGGCGGCTTCGGCCATCGCGGCGCCGAGGGCAAGATTCTCGCCGCGCGCTTCGCTCGCGAGCGCAAGGTGCCTTATTTCGGCATCTGCTTCGGGATGCAGATGGCGGTGATCGAGGCGGCGCGCTCGCTTGCCGGTATCGCAGACGCCAATTCAACCGAATTCGGCCCGACGAGCCAGCCGGTCGTTGGCCTGATGACCGAATGGATGCGCGGCAATGAATTGCAGATGCGCGCGGCCGAAGGCGACCTCGGCGGCACGATGCGGCTTGGCGCCTATCCGGCCTTTCTGCGGCCGGGATCGAAGATCGCCGGGATCTACGGCGAAGCTGAAATTTCCGAGCGCCACCGTCATCGCTACGAGGTCAACATGACCTATCGCGATCAGCTCCAGGACAAGGGGGTGATCTTCGCCGGCCTGTCGCCGGACGGGCTGCTGCCCGAGACGATCGAGCTCGAGAACCATCCCTGGTTCATCGGCGTGCAATATCATCCCGAGCTGAAGTCGCGGCCGTTCCAGCCGCACCCGCTGTTTGCGAGCTTTGTTGCCGCCGCGGTCGAGCAGAGCCGATTGGTCTGA
- a CDS encoding HdeA/HdeB family chaperone, whose protein sequence is MTGAPQAPLWSALLAAIWLGAGLSSAGAAAINLDSESCQDFLNANGADVETTLAWLDGYYQDTDAPAVIDLDALRANAAKLKAFCAAHPETTVGAAAESLFGHE, encoded by the coding sequence ATGACTGGCGCGCCGCAAGCGCCTCTCTGGAGCGCATTGCTGGCCGCGATCTGGCTCGGCGCCGGGCTTTCCAGCGCCGGCGCGGCGGCGATCAATCTGGACTCCGAATCCTGTCAGGATTTCCTCAACGCGAACGGGGCTGACGTCGAAACCACACTCGCCTGGCTCGATGGCTATTATCAGGATACGGATGCGCCTGCGGTGATCGACCTTGACGCACTCAGGGCGAACGCCGCCAAACTAAAGGCTTTTTGCGCGGCCCATCCCGAAACGACAGTCGGCGCCGCGGCGGAAAGTCTGTTCGGTCACGAGTAA
- the secG gene encoding preprotein translocase subunit SecG → MQTVLIVIHIMIVLALIATVLLQRSEGGALGIGGGGFMTGRGQANVLTRATAILGALFFVTSLTLTLLANANRPSKSIFEGAVAPAAAPGAPAGQGTLLQQLKKQQQDLQEHPQPPGPPAQPEPPRSQ, encoded by the coding sequence ATGCAAACGGTTTTGATCGTCATTCACATTATGATTGTGCTCGCGCTGATCGCGACTGTGCTTCTGCAGCGCTCGGAGGGTGGCGCTCTGGGCATCGGCGGCGGCGGATTCATGACCGGACGCGGCCAGGCGAATGTTCTGACGCGCGCTACCGCCATTCTCGGAGCCCTGTTTTTCGTCACCAGCCTCACGCTGACGCTGCTCGCCAATGCCAACCGCCCGAGCAAATCGATCTTCGAGGGCGCCGTGGCACCTGCTGCCGCGCCGGGCGCGCCCGCCGGGCAGGGGACGCTGCTGCAGCAGCTCAAGAAACAGCAGCAGGATCTGCAAGAGCATCCGCAGCCGCCCGGACCGCCGGCGCAGCCGGAGCCGCCGCGGTCGCAATGA